A window from Culex pipiens pallens isolate TS chromosome 3, TS_CPP_V2, whole genome shotgun sequence encodes these proteins:
- the LOC120414333 gene encoding tumor necrosis factor alpha-induced protein 8-like protein isoform X2: protein MMNTVMTDNAFKAKDIGLRAQKKILSRMATKNVAKVFIDGTTASLLDNVYRLAKAHSGSKKDAERLVKNIIKIVIKIAVLHRNGQFNGEELKQADKFRAKFQTLQMAIISFYEVDYSFDLNYLLKSLQEVDTLLKSCVARHLTDKSMGRIQEVFEFFSDPSLLELAFKQDSSPYRDIMDKIVTDLNKAMENGDI from the exons TCATGACCGACAATGCCTTCAAAGCAAAGGACATCGGCCTGCGAGCGCAGAAGAAGATCCTGTCCCGGATGGCGACCAAGAACGTGGCCAAGGTGTTTATCGACGGCACGACCGCGTCCCTGCTGGACAACGTCTACCGGCTAGCGAAGGCACAC AGTGGCAGCAAGAAGGACGCGGAACGTCTAGTCAAGAACATCATCAAAATTGTGATCAAAATTGCCGTCCTCCACCGCAACGGTCAGTTCAACGGGGAAGAGCTGAAGCAGGCGGACAAATTCCGAGCCAAGTTCCAGACGCTGCAGATGGCGATCATTTCGTTCTACGAGGTTGACTACAGCTTCGACTTGAACTACCTGCTCAAATCGCTGCAGGAGGTGGACACACTGCTCAAGTCCTGTGTGGCACGCCACCTCACGGACAAGTCGATGGGCCGCATCCAGGAGGTGTTTGAGTTTTTCAGCGATCCTTCCCTGCTGGAGTTGGCGTTCAAGCAGGACTCCTCCCCGTACCGGGACATTATGGACAAAATCGTGACCGATCTCAACAAAGCAATGGAAAACGGAGATATTTAA
- the LOC120414317 gene encoding ATP-dependent Clp protease ATP-binding subunit clpX-like, mitochondrial has product MRSVRSSLTIGRLAIYPRNSNIRTGLLCLLASHQHNQHQHQCQCYSHDHQQLRRFHLSTVSAKSSKDGSNTPSGSSGGGSSAASGGGSGKNGNGKEPPNKKNVLSCPKCGDPCTHVETFVSSTRFVKCEKCHHFFVVLSEVDSKKTIKDTEAKGQRKPPPPPKKIMEYLDRHVVGQELAKKVLSVAVYNHYKRIYHNLPPPSSTGAQSGSQQIDAMSRSGDLLHISGIGHTMMSSAPSEVPRPPLTSSASQAHNPGSELLDKKTHELKLEKSNILMLGPTGSGKTLLAQTIAKCLDVPFAICDCTTLTQAGYVGEDIESVIAKLLQDANYSVDRAQTGIVFLDEVDKIGAVPGIHQLRDVGGEGVQQGMLKMLEGTIVNVPERNSPRKLRGETVQVDTTNILFVASGAYTGLDRLIARRLNEKYLGFGMPASSSEGRRAAQASASPMDNDQVERDANLRKVQAKDLVEFGMIPEFVGRFPVLVPFHSLDVEMLVRILTEPRNALVPQYKALLGMDQVELTFAEDALKQIAQLAMERQTGARGLRAIMETLLLEPMFEVPGSDVKTVHITDDCVRGQAEPEYIRRSQSNSTSSGPDTPNSNSSSQASDEEENTKLRVKQ; this is encoded by the exons ATGCGCAGTGTTCGTAGCAGCCTCACCATTGGACGACTGGCCATATATCCGAGGAACTCCAACATACGGACCG GTTTGCTATGTCTGCTAGCGTCACACCAGCACAACCAGCATCAGCATCAGTGCCAGTGTTACAGCCATGATCACCAGCAGCTGCGCCGATTTCATCTGTCGACGGTGAGCGCCAAATCGTCAAAGGATGGTTCAAACACCCCGTCGGGGAGCAGCGGTGGAGGATCATCGGCGGCCAGTGGTGGAGGTAGTGGCAAGAATGGCAACGGCAAGGAACCCCCCAACAAGAAGAACGTCCTGTCCTGTCCAAAGTGCGGAGATCCGTGCACACACGTCGAAACCTTTGTCAGCTCGACGAGGTTCGTCAAGTGTGAAAAATGCCATCATTTCTTCGTGGTCCTCAGCGAGGTAGACTCGAAGAAAACCATCAAGGACACAGAGGCCAAGGGTCAACGGAAGCCACCGCCACCACCCAAGAAGATCATGGAATACCTGGACAGACACGTGGTCGGTCAGGAACTTGCCAAGAAGGTGCTATCGGTTGCGGTGTACAATCACTACAAGCGAATCTACCACAATCTCCCGCCACCGTCCAGCACCGGAGCTCAGTCCGGATCACAGCAAATCGATGCCATGTCCCGCAGCGGTGACCTGCTGCACATCTCCGGCATCGGCCACACCATGATGAGCTCTGCCCCGTCCGAAGTCCCGCGACCTCCGCTAACGTCGAGCGCTTCCCAAGCGCACAACCCCGGCTCCGAACTGCTGGACAAGAAAACCCACGAGCTCAAGCTGGAAAAGAGCAACATTCTTATGCTGGGACCGACTGGTTCGGGCAAAACTCTGCTGGCCCAGACGATCGCCAAATGTTTGGACGTTCCGTTCGCAATCTGTGATTGTACCACGCTGACCCAGGCCGGTTACGTGGGCGAGGACATCGAGAGTGTCATCGCGAAGCTGCTCCAGGATGCCAATTACAG CGTCGATCGTGCTCAAACCGGCATCGTGTTCCTGGACGAGGTGGACAAAATCGGCGCCGTGCCCGGAATTCACCAGCTTCGGGACGTGGGCGGCGAGGGCGTCCAGCAGGGCATGCTCAAGATGCTCGAGGGTACCATCGTAAACGTGCCCGAGCGCAACTCGCCGCGGAAGCTGCGCGGCGAAACCGTCCAGGTGGACACCACTAACATTTTGTTCGTGGCGTCCGGTGCGTACACCGGGCTGGATCGCCTGATCGCCAGGAGGCTCAACGAGAAG TATCTGGGCTTCGGTATGCCGGCTAGTTCTTCGGAAGGTCGACGAGCGGCGCAAGCGTCCGCTTCGCCGATGGACAACGATCAGGTCGAGCGGGACGCCAATCTGCGCAAGGTGCAGGCCAAGGATCTCGTTGAGTTTGGAATGATTCCT GAATTCGTCGGTCGCTTCCCGGTGCTCGTTCCGTTCCACAGCCTGGACGTGGAAATGCTTGTTCGCATCCTGACGGAACCGCGCAACGCGTTGGTGCCCCAGTACAAGGCACTGCTCGGCATGGACCAGGTCGAGCTTACGTTCGCCGAGGACGCGCTCAAGCAGATCGCCCAGCTTGCGATGGAGCGGCAGACGGGAGCGCGCGGGTTGAGAGCCATCATG GAAACGCTTCTCCTGGAGCCCATGTTTGAAGTGCCTGGATCGGACGTGAAAACGGTCCACATTACGGATGACTGCGTGCGCGGTCAGGCCGAGCCGGAGTACATCCGTCGCAGCCAGTCCAACTCGACGAGCAGCGGGCCGGACACGCCCAACAGCAACAGCTCGTCGCAGGCGTCCGACGAGGAGGAAAACACGAAGCTGCGCGTAAAACAGTGA
- the LOC120414318 gene encoding uncharacterized protein LOC120414318 yields the protein MWLTRFTAWVLLLRLAVTLANVNLPDLEVATGKNSSRPFTIKVLKMICVNQPYAYTVVKTCKAKLARNQPAKLNLAFDIQRPVNSMYLSYVLNYKYTTYKPLLFDDSFDMCRFMAEQGGGTNVLMNFMYKIATSQITWLHKCPYVGLQNMSDFVLDEGLMPSFLPAGDFRADTRIFDKANETIVDFQIFYSVRAKGLFDLSMG from the exons ATGTGGCTGACCAGGTTTACCGCGTGGGTTCTGCTACTAAGATTGGCCGTTACTCTGGCGAACGTCAACCTGCCCGATTTGGAGGTGGCCACGGGTAAAAACAGTTCCCGACCTTTCACCATCAAGGTTCTGAAGATGATCTGCGTCAATCAGCCGTACGCCTACACGGTGGTCAAAACGTGCAAGGCCAAACTGGCCCGGAATCAACCGGCCAAGCTGAACCTGGCCTTCGACATTCAGCGCCCAGTCAATTCGATGTATCTGTCCTACGTGCTGAACTACAAGTACACCACATACAAGCCGCTTCTGTTCGACGATTCCTTCGACATGTGCCGCTTTATGGCTGAACAGGGCGGCGGAACGAACGTCCTGATGAACTTTATGTACAAAATTGCCACCTCTCAGATCACCTGGCTGCACAAGTGCCCGTACGTT GGCCTGCAGAACATGTCCGATTTTGTGCTGGACGAAGGTCTCATGCCGAGCTTTCTACCCGCGGGAGACTTCAGGGCCGACACCAGAATCTTCGACAAGGCGAACGAGACCATCGTGGACTTTCAAATATTCTACAGCGTGCGAGCGAAGGGACTGTTTGATCTGTCCATGGGATAG